In Portunus trituberculatus isolate SZX2019 chromosome 28, ASM1759143v1, whole genome shotgun sequence, one genomic interval encodes:
- the LOC123510208 gene encoding uncharacterized protein LOC123510208, with the protein MPAIPKHGASKSRASVRRWSTTRHKSGTGVPTTAQLRITNFVEAHVFHSLQKMTQTEEACGSAQVLPLLEGEPNQRVLTPSTCGRKLALLALEDTNCLRLSWRNWTLPLTSSDLATLGVIQGGRTGQDSLASSNLT; encoded by the exons ATGCCGGCCATCCCTAAACATGGAGCAAGCAAGTCTCGGGCGTCAGTCAGGAGGTGGAGCACGACCCGCCACAAATCTGGCACAGGCGTCCCTACAACTGCGCAACTGCGCATTACCAACTTCGTGGAGGCGCATGTGTTTCACTCTCTTCAGAAGATGACGCAGACCGAGGAGGCGTGTGGTTCGGCACAG GTCCTGCCACTACTGGAGGGAGAACCAAACCAGCGTGTCCTAACACCCTCAACCTGCGGCAGGAAACTGGCTCTTCTTGCACTGGAAGACACAAACTGTCTGCGCCTTTCATGGAGGAATTGGACCCTGCCTCTCACCAGCTCTGACCTGGCAACACTCGGCGTcatccagggagggaggacaggacaggacagccttgcttcatctaacctaacctaa